The following proteins are encoded in a genomic region of Nicotiana sylvestris chromosome 4, ASM39365v2, whole genome shotgun sequence:
- the LOC104249526 gene encoding cytochrome P450 89A2-like produces MDSWLVIIITLCISFCLIFLFNIFFSNSKSKKKLPPGPFTFPIIGSLPLLRNKTLADIELMLQKLKSKYGPIITLRIGTSFSIFISSHSLAYQALIQQGALCSDRPIALPTNHVLSSHDRTINTASCGPTWRLLRRNLRLEMLHPSLVKSQSKTRAWALSVLIHRLLEKSNCAAEVMVLDHIKHAIYSLLVFMSFGDKLDEAQIKQITDLQHRALLATIQFKILNIFPRIGKIIFRNRWKELTALRKEVDSMLIPLIQARVKYIEEKAKDGVHKKEEQKVAYVDTLLNLELPEEKRKLTYEEMVSLCGEFLGAASDTMSTSLQWIMAYLVKYPSIQEKLYKEICKIVGALESTGENNNKLIKEENLQKMSYLKAVILEGLRRHPPSHFLLPHRVGEEMELSGYVIPKNSIIYFMVREMGLDPKVWEDPMKFKPERFLNTDRNGEPLDITRSREIKMMPFGVGRRICPGYDFALLHLEYFVANLIWHFEWKPVEGHDVDLTEELDFTFTMKNPLRACISPRLN; encoded by the coding sequence ATGGATAGCTGGTTGGTCATTATCATCACTCTATGTATCTCTTTCTGCCTCATATTTCTCTTTAATATTTTCTTCTCCAATTCCAAAAGCAAGAAGAAACTCCCACCTGGACCCTTTACTTTTCCAATAATTGGAAGCTTACCATTGCTGAGAAATAAAACCTTAGCTGATATTGAACTTATGCTTCAGAAATTAAAGTCAAAATATGGTCCTATAATTACCCTCAGAATAGGTACTTCGTTTTCCATATTCATTAGCAGTCATTCTTTAGCCTACCAAGCTTTAATTCAACAAGGTGCTCTTTGCTCCGACCGTCCAATTGCTTTACCGACTAATCATGTTTTAAGCAGCCATGACCGAACCATAAACACCGCCTCATGTGGCCCCACGTGGCGGCTCCTCCGTCGAAACCTCAGATTGGAAATGCTCCATCCCTCTCTTGTTAAGTCCCAGTCCAAAACCCGAGCTTGGGCGCTAAGTGTCCTCATTCATAGGCTACTTGAAAAATCTAATTGTGCTGCGGAAGTGATGGTACTTGATCATATTAAGCATGCCATCTattctcttcttgttttcatgtcCTTCGGGGACAAGCTGGACGAGGCTCAAATCAAGCAGATCACAGATTTACAACATCGAGCACTTTTAGCTACGATCCAATTTAAAATACTTAACATTTTTccaagaattggaaaaataatttttagaaatCGTTGGAAAGAGCTAACTGCATTACGAAAAGAGGTAGATAGCATGCTCATACCTCTAATACAAGCTCGAGTAaaatacatagaagaaaaagCTAAGGATGGAGTTCATAAAAAAGAAGAGCAGAAGGTAGCTTATGTGGATACATTGCTAAATTTAGAATTGCCAGAGGAAAAGAGGAAGCTCACTTATGAAGAGATGGTCAGTCTCTGCGGTGAGTTCCTTGGTGCAGCCAGCGATACAATGTCCACCTCCTTGCAATGGATTATGGCCTATTTGGTCAAGTACCCTTCCATTCAAGAAAAGCTATATAAAGAAATATGTAAAATTGTAGGAGCACTAGAATCAACGGGAGAAAATAACAATAAGTTGATAAAAGAGGAGAATTTACAGAAAATGTCATATTTAAAAGCAGTGATATTAGAAGGTCTTAGGAGGCACCCGCCATCTCACTTTTTGCTGCCACATAGGGTGGGAGAGGAAATGGAACTGAGCGGCTACGTCATACCAAAGAATTCTATAATCTATTTCATGGTCAGAGAAATGGGTTTAGACCCAAAGGTGTGGGAAGATCCAATGAAATTTAAGCCGGAGAGATTCTTGAATACTGATAGAAATGGCGAACCGCTTGATATTACAAGAAGTAGAGAGatcaagatgatgccattcggtgtGGGGAGGAGAATATGTCCGGGCTATGATTTTGCTCTGCTCCACTTGGAGTACTTTGTGGCTAATCTAATTTGGCATTTCGAATGGAAGCCTGTGGAGGGACACGACGTTGATTTAACTGAGGAGTTAGATTTCACCTTTACCATGAAGAATCCACTACGAGCTTGCATTAGTCCCAGGCTGAACTGA